The genomic DNA GCCGTCCTACAGAAAAGAAAATCTTCACCATTTTTATGGTGGTCTCCTCTTCTGTGTGCATCTTCATGTGTATTTGTGAGATGATCTACCTGATTGTCAAAAAAGTTCACAAGTTCTTGCTCAAACAGCATCAAATGAGCGAGGCCAAATATTCCAATACATCATATAGGAGGATAGACCCAACAGCCTCATCCACACAAAACCTCAGTAACACTGAAAAGGCAAAGGCTTCTGCACAGGAAAAGACATTAGAACAGGCCTGAATGtaatgataccaaacatgaaAAACAGTCAAAAGACACTTAAGACCATCAGCAATAAAGTTtccaccagtgttgggggtaacgcattacaagtaacgtgaattacgtaataatattacttttctgaagtaatgagtaaagtaacgcattactttataaatgcacacattaatatttgagttttttttttaaagtagtgcaagttacttttcagtttaattacttagatttaagaaaatatataatgcactgaattaaactgaacatagtcacgtagaattacgcacaATATATGCGTGTGCGCCCAAGCGGAAatagtttgagtcagaaacagagatggcaggccagagctcgacatttgtGCGATAGAAAATGCAACTTCTGAATGCaaaacttctcagtcataaaaaaacacctgcaatgcctgaaagaagaaaaaatgtaacttaaaagtaacgcaagcattactttccatgaaaagtaaccaagtaacgcaattagttacttttttggggagtaacttattgtaatgcattacttttgaaagtaactttccccaacactggtttcCACACTGCACTATGCACACCAAGGAATGTTTTTGAGACTTATttctgtaaataataaaaatactgaaacattttaaacaaataatacaattttaaatatgtttatgcCAGACACTCGGTGGGAAATGTACGTACAGGGAAGTCCTATAGTGTAGAGAAAATACAGCCCCTGGAAGAACAACGTGGTTGGAGCAGACATCAGTAAACATCCTGTCATGTCACACTCAGACTGTACAAGAACATACTATTCAAACATGGACAGAGCTACCATTGAAAAAGTGTTATATTATAGCTACTCTCTATAGTATCTGTTTGATGTATATGATTTGCACaacatatatatgtatttatgtttgcactatatataaataaagtttacattatgacaaataaaaatggtttaatctaaaaaaaattatgtgtagaggtatgcattgacgtcacttttccacgtgaccacgccggaacttgccctgttgagtggcaaacgttcaacaaaattgCTGGTTTCATAGCGGGTGCTGTGAAAATGCCAGTAAagctgactattatcagcttaaattgaatttagttggacttcaTAGCaaaggtggacaatacttagttacattagttacattttccaagcatttgtgctttattagggtgtttgtcttaagaaaaaaattacttcactacattctaaagcatagaatcatactgtgtattctttaatattgcaaattaaaatgtatttaatacctaatgacattaaaattttgtatttttacttgagtaaaagcaCGTTAAGATACTTAAATATTGAATGTAAACAGAAaagtatttatgaaatgtaatagagaaAAATTAAtcataatatgctttggaatgtatgttttttcaaagaaaaacactgataaaatacaaatacttgaaaaaatacttttaagtagaaagtaaaacgtatgcttgatagtgaccctagcaacttgtcaaccgaCCTGTGGtctggacgttggcatgaactatcaatttacttctcctttctgtgtttttttggcagtctgtaaaacgatagctctgaattcttgttaaatctgttagtacagtctatctgtcttttgccactcagtgggcctaaccgcagtcactttcgcctaacgtcacgtgcataccctctattaaaatgtatttaaaaataaattacacataatacaaaataaaatcccaTCTCATAATATAGTggtttaagttaaattaaattaattattcaTATGTTGTAACAGTCACGCTTTTATTGTGACAAGCACACACATTCTAaataataaagtcatataatatgtattatatttatatattatataaatagttTTATATAACATTACTGTACTACGGCAATactacaaaattattttttacacagtTTCTAATGTGACTCATAGTTTCTGAGGTACGCGATTTTCCATTACTTTAACCAATCCGATTATAAAGATAAGGGTGCGTCTGTGACAGACGttaaaataaaccaatcagcTCTTAAAGGCGGGACTTATTAAATACAAGCAAATCGTTCCGTTTGCTCTCAGATTCTGTGCGGAATGAGTTATCAATACGGGCAGGTAAGTGACTCTTCCGggtttatttacttattatttatcTATATTTCTCTTTGTTTGACTGTTTCTGATtcttgtgtatttggtatacgGCGTGATGTAAGTTACAAGGGTATGATGTGTACGTTCCGATCATTCCGATTTTGTGAACTTTTTAGAAACTGCTATGATTTAGGCTAGTCGGTTAGCCGCGTAGCTACATTAGTAAGATGTGAGTTATAACACACGTATGTTTGTTTATCATATACATTTAGGGCGTGAATGCTGCTTTATTGTGGTCATGATtagtttgttatatttttattatgagTATTATAATATGGGATCACTTTCAAACAGTGCAATACGCCGTTTTCCCTAAAGCTAAATCTTGCGTAAGTTATTTGCTTATTCATTTATCGTTAGTGATAGTGATGTGTATTAAAGTGTTTCTGCATATCATTAAGTAAGTTACAGCATTGGGTTAGCAACGCCACGGTCATGCGTTAGAATTCCatcattttatgatttaatgtaTTTAAACTATAACGTAaataatgtatgtatttaacGTATAGATAATGTGTAGATTAAATGCCATgtttggataaaaacatcttccaaatgtataaatgttaaTATCATATTACCATAATTTAAATTTACAAGAACTGTAGTAACTTAACTTTTTGTTACAGGTTAGCCAAGGCTAAAATACTGAATGACTTTTTTGATGAAATGTAGTATTTTTCTTTCTTGTTATCCAAAAGGGATATCCAGGTGGAAACCCCCAGCACCACCCTCCTCCAGGTGCACCCTATGGAGGTGGTCCTGCTGGTGGACAGTACGGTGGTCAAGCTTATAGAGGTGCCCCTCAAGGATCACAGTATGGAGGTCAATACGGCTCTTATGGAGGTGCCCCCGGAGCACCATACGGTGGGCAGGCTCCAGGTGGTCCTTACGGAGGTTATGGGCAGCCTCAAGGAGGACATTATGGTCAACAGCCTCCCGCAGGTTTGAAACTTGTTTTGAAACTTGAAACTATTGTTTGTCTGTTCAGTTGGGCTAAGTATAATGTTGGTAGCACATATAAGTATATTGATAAAGTATTTATATGCAAATAAGTGCATATTTTGCCCCCAAAATGAATGTTTACACTATAAATACTATTGCAATACATGGAAAATATCATACCAAATGACTGAAACCAACTTTGGTGGAGCAGTCCATAGGTAATATGATGAACTGCGCCTGGGGTTACTTTAAGAAATTGACTTCTTATGATCTACTGTTATGATCAACTAAAACATGTTGgttaaaagtaatgaaaagTTTTGTGAGAAAACTATCATCATTTGTTATTATATGCAAGTAAATTTGTGTGGCTAAAGTTGGTATTACCATATATAGAATTTATAAATTTTTCCCCCTTTCCCgttttaaaagaaaacaggCTACATACTTCAATGATTGTCGATGATGACTTGATCTTGATTAATAATTTAAGCATCGTGACACTAAAATCAATCCATCCGACCTAAGATTAATGTTCTGCCGAAGGCCAGTGGTTTGGCATATGTATCATTTTATATCAGATTTTTTCACAGCTTCATACATCCGATCTGCTTCTGCAAACTCCCCATGGGAGATATTGGTCCGGCAGGTGAATTTTTTCCTCATGGTCTCAAAAGTGTAGACAGCCGCCCCAGGCCGGTCTGACAGATGATGTTTGAGCATCAGGGTTGGCAGCCGAGACAGCGAGAGCTGCTGCCGTTCCATCAGGCGTGAGGTGGCTACGGGCGTTGCATAAAATACGAAAGATAGGAATTTATGACTGTGCTGCACTCAAGGTCCTTGATCCTTATGTGCTGCAGCCGTGTCGTGTCCCTCACTGAGTGACTGATGCCGATACACTGCAGGATGGCAGTAGCAGCTTGTACTGATCTGGTATGGGATGTGCCCACGGGAGAATTAGAGTGATGAGTGTGATAATCCTGAGCGAAGGGGTACGAGTGTATGTGTCCGGCTGCATTTATGTTGGGGAGTGTGCAGTAATGTCCTGTGGGTAAGACTGTCAAATTTGCAAACAGAATAGTGCTTATCACTTCCTGGGGATGGATCCATCTGGGTTTTACTGAATAGCACAGTGTATTCTTGTTCCTAATGGGACAGAGGTGATGCATCGCTGATGACTTAAGCTTTGTCGCACTGCACCCAGTTTGGATTTCAAATCTGATCTTTCGGACTGACTTGTCCATGATGTCATTTTGTAAGCGATGAAATTAGTTCTGTTTGTTCAGCCAGCCATATTTACTATATATACAATAGTTGTCACAGTATTGACTCCAATGTCAAGGACATTGATGTATTTACACATTCATGCATGTGCATTGAAGCCTTGTTTTGTAATATCATTGAAGTGTGTAGTGTGGGTTTTATGGATTTATGTGCTAATTCGACCTGATTACAGTTAAGTGATTTGCTTTAAACTGATTGTATTATTTCAGTTCAGCCTTTCAGATGAATGTAtctacattttttaatatagtCTGTTTTTACATTGCAGGTAACATTCCTCCCGGTGTGAACCCTGAGGCTTACCAGTGGTTCTCCACTGTGGACACGGATCGTAGCGGCTACATTAACCTAAAAGAGCTGAAAGTAGCCCTCATTAATTCAAACAACACCTCTTTCAATGACGAAACGTGCATTATGATGCTCAATAAGTGTTAGCGTTCAAAATGCTGTAATTTTTGTAACTAgtataaaaataaagctttattcTGTTCTGTAATCAGTGCTTAATCCTCATTTCCAGATATGTTTGACAAGACCAGAACCGGACGTGTGGACATAATGGGCTTTTCAGCAATGTGGACATTTCTGCAGCAGTGGAGGGCAATGTTCCAACAGTTCGACCGGGACCGATCCGGTTCAATTAGCAGCAATGAGATGCATCAGGGTGAGTGAGTTAGGGATCAGAAAATGGACCCAAGAGTACGCATTTGCAGTTAGTTAAATTAAATCTGCATGTTAATGCTGTAATGATAACAGTCACAGACACTAAGCTTTAAACTAGGATAGTCCAGCATTCTATCACTATCCTGAAGTATATCAAGGTTTGACCAATGTGTATATCTACTGTAAACCAGAAGTGTCAAGGAATTTGTCAACTGAATATGgtccagaaataaaaaaataaatgctattaatagtccattttcttaaaaaaaaaaatccagataatttactcaccaccatgccatccaaaatgttgatgtcttcctttgttcagtcgagaagaaattttattgagaaacattccaggatttttctcattttaatggatttgAACTCTTTCGCCTccagcatattttaaaaaagttgccagccagcgccagcgtttttcatgattttcacaaaagtttaatgccttccagaaaatgttcttctataaatatataaacatacaatataccaaatgaaagaacagtccctctgctttcatcctaccttcagtagttcttttgtaatcagcttttgaatatgggtaggtttctgcaaaaacaccacattttgagcaaaaagcagcgataattccatttttgtgacggacttttcataaagatcccattcagagcgatctttaaaacagacacggacatgcagccgcttgtcatagggcaatacttccgggtttaaaaagttgccaccTGTTGGATAATAACGAtattgcggaaagacagaaATACTCTTCATTGGCAGCgaagcattttctcttgattgacgagatatttcgtcaatggcggcgaaagcgTTAATATACCCCAATACATAACAGTTTAGGTGCAGTTTGGAATTGctttttcaaaggactctatCTTAAAAAACACGAGGCTTAAGCGAAgcgattgtaatttttggcaagacaaataaaaaatatgcacttttaagccACAACTTATCGTCTTCCTCCGGttctgtgacgcgccagcgcaacctcacgcaatacgtcatcacgtcaagaggtcacagatgacgtatgcaaaactacgccccagtgtttacaagtgtgttgaaagaggaccgttctgacgttgttgtatgtcgaatgatactaattaatgtctttgtgtcagtttattgtttaaaatggtccgcaaatgtgcggtCGCGCTGGCTAATCACACAGCTGGAGGAAgaggagaagttgtggtttagaagtgcatatttttttatttttcttgccaaaaatgacaatcatctagctagataagacctttatggGTCGCTTggaatcgtttagagtcctttgaagctgcaattttgaactgcattggggcttttaagtgttggggtccattaaaatccattaaaatgagaaaagacctggaatgttttccttaaaaaacataatttcttctcgactaaacaaagaaagacatcaacattttggaggacatggtggtgagtaaattatctggatttttttaaatggactaatcctttaaaattgGCATTTGCGAAGAGATTACTTTACCCACTGGGCAAAATCATACCCATAAGAAGTAGCAGTAGGAAATTTTTAAGGAAGAGACACTTACTGGCCCTTTGTTCTCTGCTGTAAACCCCTCATCTAATCCTATTCAACTGAAAGTGCGTTATTCGTAAGGGGCATTTCATTGTTGAGTCGCCACAAAAATTGCCTTTTGAAATAACCTCAACAATCGCAGCTGTTCTCTTGCAGTCACTTTTTTGAAATGTATTGATTTTGTATGAGAAGGCTATTCATGACTGCTAGAGCAATGTTTCATCTGCTGTGATAGTTGTAGCCATTAAGTGTGAATAGGCCTGAAAGTGCATGGATGATTATAGGTGTGGGACAGGGTGGAGAAAACATGGTGAATACGTAGATACtaatataaacagagaaattGAGAGAAAATTGGGACTTTAAGGAACCATGGcacattaacattaattaaataCCCAAATCTCTCTTCTTTGTATTTGACTTAAAGCATAGCAAAACCTCAGGAATTATTTCCTTTTATTTTCCCCACACAAATgttgcatattaataaaaaataatttgatatatttgtgaTATTTCCAGTATAAACCTTTGATtagagtttttttttctgttttatgtaAAATGTAATCTCACAATTTCTATTcttgtttttctcattttttagCATTATCTCAGATGGGCTACAATTTGAGTCCTCAGTTCATTCAGGGACTGGTGAATCGTTTTAGTGTACGTAGTGTGAATGGAATCCAGCTTGACCGCTTCATTCAGGTGTGCACCCAGCTTCAAACCA from Misgurnus anguillicaudatus chromosome 20, ASM2758022v2, whole genome shotgun sequence includes the following:
- the pef1 gene encoding peflin, yielding MSYQYGQGYPGGNPQHHPPPGAPYGGGPAGGQYGGQAYRGAPQGSQYGGQYGSYGGAPGAPYGGQAPGGPYGGYGQPQGGHYGQQPPAGNIPPGVNPEAYQWFSTVDTDRSGYINLKELKVALINSNNTSFNDETCIMMLNMFDKTRTGRVDIMGFSAMWTFLQQWRAMFQQFDRDRSGSISSNEMHQALSQMGYNLSPQFIQGLVNRFSVRSVNGIQLDRFIQVCTQLQTITQVFREKDTGMTGNVRMNYEDFLSGAITRLM